Proteins from one Parafrankia irregularis genomic window:
- a CDS encoding ImmA/IrrE family metallo-endopeptidase — translation MAERVAVSPGLLAWARERSGRTVQDLSRSFPKLIEWEAGVQQPTMRQLEGFARATHTPFGFFFLPEPPVENLPITDFRTIGDEPVIRPTPDLLDIIYACQRRQDWYRAFAEENDHDPVSLVGSMSLDADPRSAASALRDTLGFGLDIRSTFQSWSRALDGLRENAEKAGILVMVNGVVDNNTHRKLDPDEFRGFSLVDEYAPVIFINGSDTKAAQIFTLAHELAHIALGESGVSNPNLGSLEENGAVEIWCNSVAAELLVPTESIVVEFRSTADLTMELDRLAKIYRVSTLVVLRRLHDTRAISPTRFRNAFPVELDRVRRLSPKRDESSGNFYNTEPIRMSKRFTRAILADTVGGRTMYRDTFRLLGFSKISTFEELGQKLGVV, via the coding sequence ATGGCGGAGCGCGTCGCAGTCTCGCCGGGCCTACTCGCTTGGGCACGAGAGAGGTCCGGCCGTACGGTCCAAGACCTCTCTAGGAGCTTCCCTAAACTCATCGAGTGGGAGGCTGGCGTTCAGCAGCCTACAATGCGCCAGCTAGAAGGCTTTGCCCGTGCAACACATACGCCGTTCGGCTTCTTCTTTCTCCCCGAACCACCCGTAGAAAATCTCCCAATCACCGATTTTCGCACCATAGGGGACGAACCGGTGATTAGGCCTACTCCAGATTTGTTGGACATTATCTACGCATGCCAGAGGCGCCAGGATTGGTACCGCGCATTTGCGGAGGAGAATGACCACGATCCTGTCAGCCTAGTCGGAAGCATGTCGCTTGATGCCGATCCGCGGAGTGCGGCTTCTGCGCTTCGAGATACGCTTGGCTTCGGCCTCGACATCAGGTCCACCTTCCAAAGCTGGAGTAGGGCGTTGGATGGGCTTCGCGAGAATGCCGAGAAGGCGGGAATTCTCGTCATGGTCAACGGTGTAGTAGACAATAATACGCATCGCAAGCTGGACCCTGACGAGTTTCGAGGCTTCTCGCTGGTCGACGAGTATGCCCCGGTGATATTCATTAATGGCAGCGACACGAAGGCTGCACAGATCTTTACGCTTGCGCATGAACTCGCGCACATTGCACTTGGAGAGTCGGGCGTATCGAACCCGAACCTCGGAAGCCTTGAAGAAAATGGCGCTGTCGAAATCTGGTGTAATTCGGTCGCCGCAGAGCTACTCGTTCCTACTGAATCGATTGTAGTCGAGTTTCGGTCGACTGCCGACCTCACCATGGAGCTTGACCGACTCGCAAAAATCTACAGGGTGAGCACTCTCGTTGTGCTCAGAAGACTCCATGACACACGGGCAATTTCTCCAACAAGATTCAGAAACGCTTTTCCTGTCGAGCTAGACCGAGTTCGCAGGCTAAGCCCGAAGCGCGATGAATCTAGCGGAAATTTCTACAATACTGAGCCCATTCGAATGAGCAAGAGGTTCACGCGCGCAATACTAGCGGATACAGTCGGGGGCCGCACCATGTACAGAGACACTTTCCGCCTTTTGGGTTTCAGTAAGATTTCGACCTTTGAAGAACTGGGTCAGAAACTCGGAGTGGTTTAG
- a CDS encoding DUF4411 family protein: MYLVDSNVLIQAKNRHYPFDVVPGFWDWLTNGHLAGKVYVVEKVADEIMSGNDELAAWLKGQPNSFRLPSTPDDAPSLARVALWANGAGYAARAVNEFFSAADFHLVAQALTQRFVVVTHEVPNTGSVKRIKIPDACHAVGVACIDPFRMLRSESAKFVLL, encoded by the coding sequence GTGTATCTGGTCGACTCCAACGTACTGATCCAGGCAAAGAATCGACACTACCCATTTGACGTAGTGCCGGGTTTTTGGGATTGGCTAACCAACGGCCATCTTGCGGGCAAAGTGTACGTTGTGGAAAAGGTCGCAGACGAAATAATGTCTGGCAACGACGAGTTGGCGGCCTGGCTTAAGGGTCAGCCTAACTCTTTCCGCCTACCATCTACACCGGATGATGCTCCGTCCTTGGCGAGAGTTGCACTCTGGGCCAACGGCGCTGGATATGCGGCCAGAGCCGTCAATGAGTTCTTCAGCGCAGCCGACTTCCATCTTGTTGCACAAGCCCTAACACAGCGATTCGTTGTAGTGACTCACGAAGTCCCGAATACAGGTTCGGTCAAGAGGATCAAAATTCCGGATGCGTGTCATGCGGTTGGCGTGGCCTGCATAGATCCATTCCGAATGCTGAGGAGCGAGAGCGCAAAGTTCGTACTCCTCTAA
- a CDS encoding putative quinol monooxygenase, whose protein sequence is MFGLVVRFSLRPGGAEGFDRLVARTLPLIVSSEPGTLLYLTHTVDGDPDARIFYEVYQDRAAFDEHERQDHVRAFLAAREEFLSGPPRVEFVTVADGKGMPAGAP, encoded by the coding sequence ATGTTCGGCTTGGTGGTCCGGTTCAGTCTGAGGCCTGGTGGCGCCGAGGGGTTCGATCGGCTGGTGGCCCGGACGTTGCCGCTCATCGTGTCATCCGAGCCAGGGACTTTGCTGTATCTGACGCACACCGTGGACGGGGACCCTGACGCCCGGATCTTCTACGAGGTGTACCAGGATCGGGCCGCGTTTGACGAACACGAGCGCCAAGACCACGTTCGGGCCTTCCTCGCAGCCCGGGAGGAATTCCTTTCCGGCCCGCCACGGGTTGAGTTCGTGACGGTGGCCGACGGCAAGGGCATGCCGGCCGGTGCGCCATGA
- a CDS encoding helix-turn-helix domain-containing protein, which yields MTDPLPTLGERVAFYRKRRGLSQVELGRLIGRSESWVSQVERNTRKVDRLSVLAQVAEVLGIPVSDLAPEAPTEPVESDAESWRTALRLALTGHPALPLLFSETTPEVPSPRTAQERADDAWSLVHASRYTDAGPALVPLIGELESAVRSAPADERPAVARVLAAVYQAVTELFVKVGDIEVAWLAADRALFAAERAGNLGLVAAGHHRLAHTFLSAGRYQQARHAATVAADALRSGPSGLGVEGQSALGALCLVRSIICARSGDRGGAWQAIGEAETLAGAVGAGRNDFNLEFGPANVALHAVAVAVELGDAGDALDRAGRVDTAGLSPERRSRFLVDVARAHAQRRDRGDAIAALLEAERIAPEQIRDHPKVRVLVRDLLQDPGWRSDQDLRGLADRCGVVA from the coding sequence ATGACAGATCCGCTCCCCACGCTCGGCGAAAGAGTCGCTTTCTATCGCAAACGACGCGGATTGTCCCAAGTCGAACTCGGTCGGCTGATTGGCCGGTCGGAGAGTTGGGTTTCGCAGGTTGAGCGGAACACCCGCAAGGTCGACCGCCTGTCGGTGCTCGCTCAGGTTGCCGAGGTACTCGGTATTCCCGTGTCGGATCTCGCACCCGAAGCACCGACGGAACCGGTCGAATCCGACGCCGAGTCGTGGCGGACCGCGCTTCGCCTCGCGCTGACCGGTCATCCGGCGTTGCCGTTGCTGTTCTCGGAGACGACGCCGGAGGTGCCCTCCCCGCGGACTGCCCAAGAGCGGGCGGACGACGCATGGTCGCTGGTCCATGCCTCCCGCTACACCGACGCGGGTCCGGCGCTCGTGCCGCTGATCGGTGAGCTGGAGTCCGCGGTTCGCTCCGCGCCGGCGGACGAGCGTCCGGCGGTCGCCCGGGTCCTGGCCGCTGTGTACCAGGCGGTTACGGAGCTGTTCGTGAAGGTCGGTGACATCGAGGTCGCGTGGTTGGCCGCGGACCGGGCGCTGTTCGCGGCGGAACGCGCCGGGAACCTGGGCCTGGTGGCTGCCGGTCACCACCGGCTTGCGCACACGTTCTTGAGTGCCGGCCGGTATCAGCAGGCCCGGCATGCTGCGACGGTGGCCGCGGATGCGCTTCGTTCCGGCCCGTCGGGGTTGGGAGTTGAGGGGCAGTCCGCGTTGGGCGCGCTGTGTCTGGTTCGGTCGATCATCTGTGCCCGTTCCGGTGACCGGGGCGGGGCCTGGCAGGCGATCGGGGAGGCTGAGACCCTCGCCGGTGCCGTCGGTGCGGGTCGCAACGATTTCAACCTGGAGTTCGGTCCGGCGAACGTCGCACTACACGCGGTCGCGGTCGCGGTGGAGCTGGGCGACGCTGGCGACGCGCTGGACCGCGCTGGCCGCGTGGACACGGCCGGGCTTTCGCCCGAACGGCGTTCGCGGTTCCTGGTGGACGTGGCCCGCGCGCACGCTCAGCGTCGCGACCGCGGGGACGCGATCGCCGCACTGTTGGAGGCTGAGCGCATCGCGCCCGAGCAGATCCGAGACCACCCAAAAGTCCGCGTCCTGGTCCGAGACCTGCTCCAGGATCCCGGATGGCGCTCTGACCAGGACCTACGCGGCTTGGCGGACCGGTGCGGAGTAGTCGCCTAG
- a CDS encoding DUF6284 family protein encodes MVADPVEREPSARELAAIEREWPLIAADLAVLDAEITILDTEAAGQVSDLVWRRLAHAHAQARTARPLSAHPRRPHVRRTA; translated from the coding sequence ATGGTGGCCGATCCGGTCGAGCGGGAGCCGTCGGCCCGGGAGCTGGCGGCGATCGAACGGGAGTGGCCGCTGATCGCGGCCGACCTCGCCGTCCTCGACGCCGAGATCACCATCCTCGACACCGAAGCCGCCGGGCAGGTCTCCGACCTCGTCTGGCGGCGCCTGGCCCACGCCCACGCGCAAGCCCGCACCGCCCGTCCGCTGTCCGCCCACCCCCGCCGACCCCACGTCCGGCGCACCGCCTGA
- a CDS encoding winged helix-turn-helix domain-containing protein, which translates to MATINPDHLRRVGRALDGALWLVALLVGAYSLANVHSVAIGHHTDDPQAWLLAPIVDLALFAGITADSVLARHGLHPTRWGTGLRWFCGLATWTLNVWDAATSLDAGAIVAHSVPPVVLILLAEAAPRYRHQFAILTTTAPPADGPAPALTPATDPAPSTPATAPAAVPVPPTKGAPVRRTGTSARRRTGTASKPRTARRTDADLIAALADVPRDPDGTVPVRRAAAALGCGPDRARRLLTAQELLRPRTADTLTAPTPVLAAV; encoded by the coding sequence ATGGCCACCATCAACCCCGACCATCTCCGCCGTGTCGGCCGCGCCCTCGACGGTGCCCTGTGGTTGGTCGCCCTGCTGGTCGGGGCGTACTCGCTGGCCAACGTGCACAGCGTCGCCATCGGGCATCACACCGACGATCCGCAGGCGTGGCTGTTGGCACCGATCGTCGACCTCGCGCTGTTCGCGGGCATCACCGCCGACAGCGTCCTTGCCCGCCACGGCCTGCACCCCACCCGATGGGGAACCGGCCTGCGCTGGTTCTGCGGCCTGGCGACCTGGACCCTCAACGTCTGGGACGCCGCCACCAGCCTCGATGCCGGGGCGATCGTCGCGCATTCGGTGCCCCCGGTCGTGCTGATCCTGCTCGCCGAAGCCGCGCCCCGCTACCGCCACCAGTTCGCCATCCTCACCACCACCGCGCCGCCGGCCGACGGGCCGGCACCCGCCCTCACCCCCGCGACCGACCCTGCTCCCTCAACTCCTGCCACCGCCCCGGCCGCCGTTCCCGTCCCGCCGACCAAGGGTGCTCCGGTACGCCGTACCGGTACCTCGGCCCGGCGCCGTACCGGTACGGCGAGCAAGCCCCGTACCGCCCGGCGCACCGACGCCGATCTGATCGCCGCCCTCGCCGATGTACCACGTGACCCGGACGGCACCGTCCCGGTGCGCCGCGCCGCCGCCGCGCTCGGCTGTGGCCCGGACCGCGCCCGCCGGCTACTCACCGCGCAAGAACTCCTCCGACCCCGCACCGCCGACACCCTGACCGCCCCGACGCCGGTACTCGCCGCCGTCTGA
- a CDS encoding cell division protein FtsK, whose amino-acid sequence MTTTDPFPPPDPDGWIPDIAAALEAAEVVDLDKARTRRVDPDQPTTNTDDTPDGDSDADEDAESLTARPEQVGPPVDPPDHDGPRPVGGQRRVPVLPAWAHSRADIVATARHAAGNAGYVLRFHAVRTPKYAAKVAVWAPIGFLRTLARLLRWATAEEGNWGLRQDAARRNDPETWLKLDRQRQRQTSVRWPILIAGSTAALVAAAVVWFGPTPAPVRWLAFLAVVVACARLGRPADRPITDRVSAGETYRKLTAELVRRALTSLGIAGINSAVAKNPGAISFPVEIHRDGPGHLAIVDLPYGVEAGEVIARRGRLASGLRLPLDQVWPDPAPGHTGRLALWVGYQPASQMRQPAWPLIRSGSVDVFKPFPFATTPRMNVVTVSLIFRNWLFGGQPGSGKTFALRLLVLAAALDPRVEIRGYELKGVGDFAGTAPVLSEYGNGFDEDTLEACAAMLKWLYDECRRRSERIAFYAAAGEAPENKVTPELASLKGSGLHPLVAFIDEIQELFHSPWGKEAAEYAEKVIKLGRALGVTLLIGTQIPDKDSLPPGITRNVNSRFCLSVADQVANDMILGTSMYKQGYRATVFEPVVEAGWGILAGFGKPSADRSYPVTGPELDRVIARAVELRTAAGTLPTPAEQTRTTAPAADVVVDVAAVWPAGEDKTWNETLCARLADLRPDVYGGWESAQLTAALKPHAITPVDVGRRIDGKAVTRRGISHAAILAVIAERDRKRRAN is encoded by the coding sequence ATGACCACCACCGACCCGTTCCCACCGCCGGACCCGGACGGCTGGATTCCCGACATCGCCGCCGCCCTCGAAGCAGCGGAGGTCGTCGACCTCGACAAGGCCCGGACCCGCCGCGTCGACCCCGACCAGCCCACCACCAACACCGACGACACCCCCGACGGCGACAGCGACGCGGACGAGGATGCCGAGTCGCTCACCGCTCGCCCGGAGCAGGTCGGGCCGCCAGTCGACCCGCCCGACCACGACGGGCCCCGGCCAGTCGGTGGGCAGCGTCGAGTGCCGGTCCTGCCCGCGTGGGCGCACTCCCGCGCCGACATCGTCGCGACCGCCCGGCACGCCGCGGGCAACGCCGGCTACGTGCTCCGGTTCCACGCGGTGCGGACGCCGAAGTACGCGGCGAAGGTCGCCGTGTGGGCGCCGATCGGGTTCCTGCGCACCCTCGCCCGGCTGCTGCGCTGGGCCACGGCGGAGGAAGGTAACTGGGGTCTGCGGCAGGATGCCGCGCGGCGCAACGACCCGGAGACGTGGCTGAAGCTGGACCGGCAGCGTCAGCGGCAGACGTCGGTACGGTGGCCGATCCTGATCGCGGGCAGCACCGCCGCGCTGGTTGCCGCCGCGGTGGTGTGGTTCGGGCCGACCCCGGCGCCGGTGCGCTGGCTGGCGTTCCTGGCCGTGGTCGTGGCCTGCGCCCGGTTGGGCCGCCCGGCGGACCGGCCGATCACCGACCGCGTCAGCGCCGGTGAGACGTACCGCAAGCTGACCGCCGAACTCGTACGCCGCGCGCTGACGTCGCTGGGGATCGCTGGCATCAACTCCGCGGTGGCGAAGAACCCCGGCGCCATCAGCTTTCCGGTGGAGATCCACCGGGACGGGCCCGGCCACCTGGCCATCGTCGACCTGCCCTACGGGGTCGAAGCAGGGGAGGTCATCGCGCGGCGTGGCCGGTTGGCGTCCGGTCTGCGGCTGCCGCTGGACCAGGTGTGGCCCGACCCCGCGCCCGGTCACACGGGCCGGTTGGCGCTGTGGGTCGGCTACCAGCCCGCGTCACAGATGCGTCAGCCCGCCTGGCCGCTGATCCGCTCCGGCAGCGTGGACGTGTTCAAGCCGTTCCCGTTCGCGACCACGCCGCGGATGAACGTCGTGACCGTGTCGCTGATCTTCCGGAACTGGCTGTTCGGCGGGCAGCCCGGATCGGGCAAGACGTTCGCGTTGCGGCTGCTCGTGCTCGCCGCCGCCCTGGACCCGCGGGTGGAGATCCGCGGCTACGAGTTGAAGGGAGTGGGCGACTTCGCCGGTACTGCGCCGGTGCTCTCGGAGTACGGCAACGGGTTCGACGAGGACACCTTGGAAGCCTGCGCGGCGATGTTGAAGTGGCTGTACGACGAGTGCCGCCGCCGGTCGGAACGGATCGCGTTCTACGCGGCCGCGGGCGAGGCACCGGAGAACAAGGTGACCCCGGAACTGGCGTCGCTGAAGGGCTCCGGGCTGCACCCACTGGTGGCGTTCATCGACGAGATCCAGGAGCTGTTTCACTCCCCGTGGGGCAAGGAAGCCGCCGAGTACGCCGAGAAGGTCATCAAGCTTGGCCGCGCCCTGGGCGTGACCCTGCTGATCGGCACCCAGATTCCCGACAAGGACAGCCTTCCCCCGGGGATCACCCGCAACGTCAACAGCCGGTTCTGCCTGTCGGTCGCGGACCAGGTCGCGAACGACATGATCTTGGGCACGTCGATGTACAAGCAGGGCTACCGGGCCACCGTCTTCGAACCCGTCGTGGAAGCCGGGTGGGGCATCCTCGCCGGTTTCGGCAAGCCATCCGCTGACCGGTCCTACCCCGTCACTGGCCCGGAGCTTGACCGCGTGATCGCCCGCGCGGTCGAACTGCGCACCGCCGCCGGCACCCTGCCGACCCCGGCGGAGCAGACCCGCACCACCGCCCCGGCCGCCGATGTGGTCGTCGACGTCGCCGCGGTGTGGCCGGCCGGTGAGGACAAGACGTGGAACGAGACCCTGTGCGCCCGCCTGGCCGACCTACGCCCCGACGTCTACGGCGGATGGGAGTCCGCACAGCTCACCGCCGCACTCAAGCCGCACGCCATCACCCCCGTCGACGTCGGCCGCCGCATCGACGGTAAGGCCGTCACCCGGCGCGGGATCTCCCACGCGGCGATCCTCGCCGTGATCGCGGAGCGTGACCGAAAGCGGCGGGCGAACTAG
- the ssb gene encoding single-stranded DNA-binding protein, producing MANETPLTVVGNLTADPELKFTPAGVAMCRFTVASTPRRFDKTTNQWADSDPMFLTCTAWRTAAEHVSESLAKGIRVIVTGRLRQHHWTTDAGEHRSMFGLDVDEVGPSLLFTTATVTRATRGAARTEDPWSTAAPARTGGSANDRTEQGYSEEPPF from the coding sequence ATGGCGAACGAGACCCCGCTGACCGTCGTCGGGAACCTCACCGCGGACCCGGAGCTGAAGTTCACCCCGGCCGGGGTGGCGATGTGCCGGTTCACCGTCGCGTCCACCCCGCGCCGCTTCGACAAGACCACCAACCAGTGGGCCGACAGCGACCCGATGTTCCTGACCTGCACCGCCTGGCGGACCGCCGCGGAACACGTCTCCGAGTCGCTGGCCAAGGGCATTCGGGTCATCGTTACCGGCCGTCTGCGGCAGCACCACTGGACCACCGACGCCGGAGAGCACCGGTCGATGTTCGGCCTCGACGTCGACGAGGTCGGTCCGTCCCTGCTGTTCACCACCGCCACCGTCACCCGCGCCACCCGCGGCGCCGCGCGCACGGAAGACCCATGGTCCACCGCCGCCCCGGCCCGCACCGGCGGGAGCGCCAATGACCGGACGGAGCAGGGCTACAGCGAGGAACCGCCGTTCTAG
- a CDS encoding bifunctional DNA primase/polymerase: MTTIASGMLAVALNAAFRGWYVLPLRPGRKIPLAHDVDHCPRTGPCADGHRTWEQRATRDLAHVEAHWSAHPHHGVGIATGPSGLVVVDLDTPKPGDPPLPAAWQAEKVRTGAEVLVVLARRAGVEIPRTYMVRTGSGGWHLYYAAPPGARIGNTGRSLGPWIDTRGWGGQVVAAGTVVAGRLYTTARNLPIAPLPPTLFQPLLTPPRPAPRPVRVALPAGRRTAYLNAAIRRQLAYITDASTGARNTALYRSAVALGQLVAGGALTDTEVTDMLKQAADIHIGIDGFTAASADATIRSGLRASAARPRRIPA, from the coding sequence ATGACCACGATCGCGTCCGGCATGCTCGCCGTCGCGCTCAACGCCGCGTTCCGTGGCTGGTACGTCCTCCCGCTCCGCCCCGGCCGGAAGATCCCTCTCGCCCACGACGTCGACCACTGCCCCCGCACCGGCCCGTGTGCCGATGGGCACCGGACGTGGGAGCAGCGTGCGACGCGCGACCTGGCCCACGTCGAAGCGCACTGGTCGGCCCACCCGCACCACGGGGTGGGGATCGCGACCGGCCCGTCCGGGCTGGTCGTGGTCGACCTCGACACCCCCAAGCCGGGCGATCCGCCGTTGCCCGCCGCCTGGCAGGCCGAAAAGGTCCGCACCGGCGCCGAGGTCCTGGTCGTCCTCGCCCGGCGCGCCGGGGTGGAGATCCCCCGCACCTACATGGTCCGCACCGGCTCCGGGGGATGGCATCTCTACTACGCCGCCCCGCCCGGCGCCCGGATCGGGAACACCGGCCGGAGTCTGGGCCCGTGGATCGACACCCGCGGATGGGGCGGACAGGTCGTCGCCGCCGGAACCGTCGTGGCTGGACGGCTCTACACGACCGCCCGGAACCTGCCCATCGCCCCGTTGCCCCCCACCCTGTTTCAGCCCTTGCTCACCCCGCCGCGCCCCGCACCGCGGCCGGTGCGGGTGGCCCTGCCGGCCGGGCGCCGGACGGCCTACCTGAACGCCGCGATCCGCCGCCAACTCGCCTACATCACCGACGCCAGCACCGGCGCCCGGAACACCGCCCTTTACCGCTCCGCCGTAGCCCTGGGCCAACTGGTCGCCGGTGGCGCGCTCACCGACACCGAGGTCACCGACATGCTGAAACAGGCTGCCGACATCCACATCGGCATCGACGGGTTCACCGCCGCCAGCGCGGACGCCACGATCCGTTCCGGCCTGCGCGCCAGTGCGGCCCGCCCCCGGCGGATTCCGGCATGA
- a CDS encoding DUF3631 domain-containing protein has product MTGRPPADGVAILDALRAALVRYVVLPSPQATDAVVLWIAATHAQPAWAHAPRLVIRAPEKRCGKSRLLDVVEATCHNPLITVNASTAAIYRSIDDDPPTLLVDESDTVFGGKSADTNEDLRGLLNAGHQRNRPALRWDNVGRQLERCPTFAMAALAGIGAMPDTIEDRAVVIRMRRRMPGETVSPYRHRRDRPTLRTIAEDLSAWLRPDLAALERAEPAMPVEDRAADTWEPLFAVAEHAGGPWPDRARRAVDVLTAEADEGEESSQRVRLLLDCRRAFGAENALPTARLLQLLNGDPEAPWAEHGPAGLTGRRLAVLLRDYGIRSANIRFPDGTQAKGYDRAAFTDAWARYCPPDDPEDPSAEVPSHPSRPSPPSSARDGYPPWDGSIRPVTPIRPALTSHNERVTDGTDTPPAPAITPA; this is encoded by the coding sequence ATGACCGGCCGCCCGCCGGCCGACGGGGTGGCCATCCTCGATGCCCTCCGGGCCGCGCTCGTGCGGTACGTGGTCCTGCCCTCGCCGCAGGCCACCGATGCCGTGGTGCTGTGGATCGCCGCCACCCACGCCCAACCCGCGTGGGCACATGCACCCCGCCTGGTGATTCGCGCGCCGGAGAAGCGGTGCGGGAAATCTCGCCTGCTCGACGTCGTCGAAGCCACCTGCCATAACCCGCTTATCACCGTGAACGCGTCCACCGCGGCCATTTACCGGTCGATTGACGACGATCCGCCGACTCTGCTTGTCGACGAATCCGACACCGTCTTTGGTGGGAAATCCGCGGACACCAACGAGGATCTACGTGGTCTGCTGAATGCCGGTCATCAGCGCAACCGGCCGGCGCTTCGGTGGGACAACGTCGGCCGTCAACTGGAACGCTGCCCGACGTTCGCCATGGCCGCGCTCGCCGGAATCGGCGCCATGCCCGACACCATCGAAGACCGCGCCGTCGTCATCCGCATGCGCCGCCGCATGCCCGGAGAAACCGTCTCCCCCTACCGACACCGCCGCGACCGGCCCACCCTGCGCACCATCGCCGAAGATCTTTCCGCCTGGCTCCGCCCCGACCTCGCCGCGCTGGAACGCGCCGAACCCGCCATGCCCGTGGAGGACCGGGCCGCCGACACCTGGGAACCGCTGTTCGCCGTGGCCGAACACGCCGGCGGGCCCTGGCCGGACCGGGCCCGGCGCGCCGTCGACGTCCTGACCGCCGAAGCCGACGAGGGAGAGGAGAGCTCACAGCGGGTCCGGCTTCTGCTCGACTGCCGCCGCGCGTTCGGCGCCGAGAACGCGCTTCCCACCGCCCGGCTGTTGCAGCTCCTCAACGGCGACCCCGAAGCGCCGTGGGCCGAACACGGCCCGGCCGGACTCACCGGCCGCCGCCTGGCCGTCCTGCTCCGCGACTACGGCATCCGCTCCGCCAACATCCGCTTCCCGGACGGCACTCAGGCCAAGGGCTACGACCGCGCCGCGTTCACCGACGCGTGGGCCCGCTACTGCCCGCCCGATGACCCCGAGGACCCGTCGGCGGAGGTGCCGTCCCACCCGTCCCGGCCGTCGCCGCCCAGCTCAGCGCGGGACGGATACCCGCCGTGGGACGGATCGATCCGTCCCGTCACACCGATCCGTCCCGCGCTGACCAGCCACAACGAGCGTGTGACGGATGGGACGGATACCCCGCCAGCACCCGCGATCACCCCGGCATGA
- a CDS encoding helix-turn-helix domain-containing protein — protein sequence MPAAPTTVLLTVEQAAEQLTIGRTTLYALIRTGAITSVRIGKLRRLRPADLAAYTARLTA from the coding sequence ATGCCCGCCGCCCCGACCACGGTTCTCCTCACCGTCGAACAGGCCGCCGAACAGCTCACGATCGGCCGCACCACCCTCTATGCCCTCATCCGCACCGGCGCGATCACGTCCGTCCGGATCGGCAAGCTCCGCCGCCTGCGCCCCGCCGACCTCGCCGCCTACACCGCCCGGCTCACTGCCTGA
- a CDS encoding tyrosine-type recombinase/integrase — MPRKRKEGTRAPNGASSIYFGTDGSWHGRVTVGVRDDGKPDRRHVRGKSEVEVTRKVRKLEQDRDAGTVRKPGRPWTVERWLTHWVENIAAPSVSENTIAGYRVAVRVHLIPGLGAHRLDRLEPEHVEKLMQKMLRAGSAPATAHQAYRTLKTALNEAVRRKHITENPTLIAKPPKLVEEEVEPYSVEEVQRLLIAAARQRNSARWALALALGLRQSEVLGLKWADVDLDQGVLRIRRGRLRPKYAHGCQVPCGRKAGYCRDRITVHPDTRDTKSRAGRRPIGLPDELVAILRRHRDVQAAERALAASLWHEAGWVFTDETGRPLNPNTDYHRWKALVRAAGVRDARLHDARHTAATALLLLGVPDRIVMGIMGWSSDMRRRYQHVTDPMLRDAADKVGRLLWEVPTAAERPAGGE, encoded by the coding sequence ATGCCCCGCAAGCGCAAGGAAGGCACCCGCGCCCCGAACGGCGCGTCCAGCATCTATTTCGGTACCGATGGGTCCTGGCACGGACGGGTGACCGTCGGCGTGCGCGACGACGGGAAGCCGGACCGCCGGCACGTGCGCGGCAAGTCCGAGGTGGAGGTCACCCGCAAGGTTCGCAAGCTCGAACAGGACCGTGACGCGGGCACCGTCCGCAAGCCGGGCCGACCGTGGACGGTGGAGCGGTGGTTGACGCACTGGGTGGAGAACATCGCCGCGCCATCGGTCAGTGAGAACACCATTGCCGGCTACCGGGTCGCGGTGCGCGTTCACCTGATTCCGGGTCTGGGCGCGCACCGGCTGGACCGGTTGGAACCGGAGCACGTCGAAAAGCTCATGCAGAAAATGCTGCGGGCGGGCAGTGCTCCGGCCACCGCCCATCAGGCGTACCGGACGCTCAAAACGGCACTGAACGAGGCCGTGCGCCGTAAGCACATCACGGAGAATCCGACACTGATCGCCAAACCGCCCAAGCTGGTGGAAGAGGAAGTGGAACCGTATTCGGTGGAGGAGGTGCAGCGCCTGCTGATCGCGGCGGCGCGGCAGCGGAACAGCGCGCGGTGGGCTCTCGCGCTGGCGTTGGGACTGCGTCAGAGCGAAGTGCTCGGGTTGAAGTGGGCCGACGTCGACCTGGACCAGGGGGTGCTACGGATCCGCCGGGGCCGCCTGCGGCCGAAGTACGCCCACGGCTGCCAGGTGCCCTGCGGTCGCAAGGCCGGCTACTGCCGCGACCGGATCACGGTCCACCCGGACACCCGGGACACCAAGTCCCGGGCGGGCCGCAGGCCGATCGGCCTGCCCGACGAGTTGGTGGCGATCCTGCGCCGGCACCGCGACGTCCAGGCCGCGGAACGGGCGCTGGCCGCGTCGCTGTGGCATGAGGCGGGGTGGGTGTTCACCGACGAGACCGGTCGGCCGCTCAACCCGAACACCGACTACCACCGGTGGAAGGCGCTCGTACGGGCTGCCGGGGTCCGCGACGCCCGGTTGCACGACGCCCGGCACACCGCGGCCACGGCCCTGTTGCTGCTGGGGGTGCCCGACCGGATCGTCATGGGGATCATGGGGTGGTCGTCGGACATGCGCCGCCGCTACCAGCACGTGACCGACCCGATGTTGCGCGACGCGGCGGACAAGGTCGGCCGGCTGCTGTGGGAGGTACCCACCGCAGCAGAGCGCCCCGCCGGGGGCGAATGA